The Beijerinckiaceae bacterium genome has a window encoding:
- a CDS encoding CoA pyrophosphatase, with protein MPHRKPSDDAALSDARFAPAKVFAHLRARLTLAEDGGGSQIIVAGSNPNGAVAACPAAVLIGLTDYQDEVRVILTQRTKSLRVHSGQIAFPGGKIDAQDESPAAAALREAQEEIGLEARHVEPIGYLDPFSTGTGFCIIPVVARITPPLLLKINPDEVDEAFEVPFAFLMDAANHTEHLREFEGKLRRFHAMPYGARNIWGATAGILRNLYERLYS; from the coding sequence ATGCCACATAGAAAGCCCAGCGACGACGCGGCCCTTTCAGATGCGCGCTTTGCGCCCGCCAAAGTTTTTGCCCATTTGCGCGCCCGGCTGACGCTGGCCGAGGATGGAGGCGGTTCACAAATCATCGTGGCGGGTTCAAATCCCAACGGTGCGGTCGCGGCGTGCCCGGCCGCAGTCCTCATTGGTCTCACCGATTACCAAGATGAAGTCAGGGTTATTCTAACGCAACGGACCAAGTCCTTGCGCGTCCATTCGGGCCAGATCGCCTTTCCGGGCGGCAAGATAGATGCCCAGGATGAAAGCCCCGCCGCCGCCGCCTTGCGCGAAGCGCAGGAGGAAATCGGCCTCGAGGCTCGCCACGTCGAGCCGATCGGCTATCTCGATCCCTTTTCGACAGGCACCGGCTTTTGTATCATTCCTGTGGTCGCTAGGATTACCCCTCCCCTCCTTCTTAAGATCAATCCGGACGAAGTCGACGAAGCCTTCGAGGTGCCGTTCGCGTTTCTTATGGACGCAGCCAATCACACGGAACACCTCCGCGAATTCGAAGGCAAGCTGCGCCGTTTTCATGCAATGCCCTATGGCGCGCGCAACATTTGGGGCGCGACGGCAGGCATTTTGCGCAATCTTTACGAAAGGCTTTATTCCTGA
- a CDS encoding polynucleotide adenylyltransferase, translating into MKEAGAQSEGSKAPDALAVLFNDENLLRVLAALHRKGEETRIVGGALRNALFGRPVHEIDLATTLGPEAIIAQTKAAGLRAIPTGLAHGTVTLLAGDTTYEVTSLREDIATDGRHATVRFGRDFKADAMRRDFTVNALSMTRDGRLFDYTQGLADIAAKKIRFIGDPAQRIAEDYLRILRFYRFSADFGEGSLDFAGRQAALRLREGLDRLSRERVRAELLKLFCAQRAPEIVTEMCADGLLGPLLASAPNPARFHRVVAIAAGAPQDPLLRVAALCLHLSEDAERLRERLRLSNAEHVRLERAATVLMGLHGIEAPPGPDKLRVLLFLHGRQAALDAITLSQADAGPGHEGEWQSARQFLQTTPVPELPFSGADLLARGVPEGRAIGEALKDLRARWIAEGFPEEPARLAKLLDETLRATT; encoded by the coding sequence ATGAAGGAGGCCGGCGCACAAAGCGAGGGCTCGAAGGCGCCGGACGCTCTTGCTGTGCTCTTCAATGATGAAAATCTGCTTCGCGTCCTTGCCGCGCTCCACCGCAAAGGCGAGGAGACCAGAATTGTCGGCGGCGCGCTGCGCAACGCACTCTTTGGCAGGCCAGTTCACGAAATCGATCTCGCAACCACCCTTGGTCCCGAAGCCATCATCGCGCAGACCAAAGCCGCCGGTCTGCGCGCTATTCCGACCGGTCTCGCGCATGGCACGGTGACGCTGCTCGCCGGGGACACAACATATGAGGTGACGAGTCTCCGCGAAGATATAGCGACCGATGGCCGCCACGCGACCGTCCGCTTTGGCCGCGATTTCAAGGCGGATGCGATGCGCCGCGATTTTACTGTGAATGCGCTTTCGATGACTCGTGACGGACGGCTGTTCGACTACACGCAGGGCCTCGCCGACATCGCGGCAAAGAAGATCCGCTTTATTGGCGATCCGGCGCAACGGATTGCCGAGGACTATCTGCGCATCCTGCGCTTCTACCGCTTTTCGGCTGATTTCGGCGAAGGCTCCCTCGACTTTGCGGGACGTCAGGCGGCGCTCCGTCTCAGGGAAGGCCTCGATCGCCTCTCCCGCGAAAGAGTACGCGCGGAGCTTTTAAAACTCTTCTGCGCCCAACGGGCACCCGAAATCGTCACGGAAATGTGCGCTGATGGGCTGCTTGGTCCCTTGCTGGCTTCGGCGCCCAATCCCGCACGTTTTCACCGCGTCGTGGCGATCGCCGCCGGTGCGCCACAAGACCCGCTCCTTCGAGTCGCCGCTCTTTGCCTGCATCTTTCGGAAGATGCCGAGCGCCTGCGCGAACGCCTGCGTCTTTCGAACGCCGAGCACGTGCGTCTCGAACGCGCCGCCACGGTCCTCATGGGATTGCACGGGATCGAGGCGCCGCCAGGGCCGGATAAATTACGGGTCTTGCTGTTCCTGCACGGCCGCCAAGCCGCGCTTGACGCGATCACGCTCAGCCAAGCCGATGCCGGTCCCGGCCATGAGGGCGAATGGCAGTCGGCGCGACAATTTCTGCAAACTACGCCGGTACCAGAGTTGCCGTTTTCGGGCGCCGACTTGCTCGCCCGGGGTGTCCCCGAGGGCCGCGCCATTGGCGAGGCCTTGAAAGATCTGCGAGCCCGCTGGATAGCGGAGGGCTTTCCGGAAGAACCGGCTCGTCTCGCCAAACTGCTGGACGAAACGCTGCGTGCAACGACATAA
- the pyc gene encoding pyruvate carboxylase translates to MTRIRRLLVANRSEITIRVFRAATELGIRTIAIYAEEDKLSLHRFKADEAYQVGIGKGPLEAYLSIEDVIRVAREAKVDAIHPGYGFLSESPEFAEACAAEGIIFIGPRPQTMRELGNKVAARTLAVSCGVPVMPASPALPDDPAEVKRLAREIGYPIMLKASWGGGGRGMRPIESEDKLLDAVLSAKREAKNAFGKDEVYFEKLVRSARHVEVQILGDNHGNLVHLFERDCSIQRRNQKVVERAPAPYLDEATRRELCEAALKLGRATHYTGAGTVEFLMDADTGGFYFIEVNPRIQVEHTVTEVVTGLDIVKAQIRIAEGKHIGKFEETGIPQQKDIKLLGHALQCRITTENPENNFIPDYGRITAYRGAMGFGIRIDGGTAYSGAVVTRFYDPLLEKITAWAATPEEAIRRMDRALLEYRIRGVATNLAFLHNIITHPRFLANDYTTRFIDETPSLFDFKKRKDRATKLLTWIGDVTVNGHPETRGRAKPPATARPPVVPHFPAGTNQDGTRQLFQKLGAKKFAEWMRGEQRVLVTDTTMRDAHQSLLATRMRTKDIAAVAEAYAKGLPQLLSLECWGGATFDVSMRFLAEDPWERLALVRDRAPNLLTQMLLRGANGVGYTNYPDNVVKYFVQRAAAGIDLFRIFDCLNWVDNMRFAIDAVCGTGKLAEGAICYTGDILDPDRAKYSLNYYVGVAKELERAGCHILAIKDMAGLLRPAGARVLVKALREACGLPLHLHTHDTSGISAATVLAAVDAGVDAIDAAIDSMSGTTSQPCLGSIAEALRHTSRETGLDPAAIRQIGFYWEAVRVQYTAFESDLRSGTCEVYLHEMPGGQFTNLKEQARALGLDRRWHDVAKAYRAANDLFGDIIKVTPSSKVVGDMALMMVSQDLTPEDVLDPQRDIAFPASVVEMLKGDLGQPPGGWPPALQAKALNGEKPITVRPGSLLPTADLSAARAEAEKACGRQISDDDLASYLMYPKVFVEFAATIRRYGPVSTLPTPVFFYGMQLGDEIAIEIEPGKTLVLLLLTVSETDDEGQVKVFFELNGQPRVIKVQNRAAAVKVVARRKAEDGNESHIAAPMPGSVSTIAVRVGQDVKAGDIVATLEAMKMETALHAQRDGKIVEILVGPGQQIDARDLLMRLE, encoded by the coding sequence ATGACCCGAATTCGTCGCCTACTGGTCGCCAACCGCTCCGAAATTACGATCCGGGTCTTTCGCGCCGCTACAGAACTCGGCATTCGCACGATTGCCATCTATGCCGAAGAGGATAAGCTTTCGCTGCATCGTTTCAAGGCGGACGAGGCCTATCAGGTCGGCATCGGAAAAGGGCCTCTCGAAGCCTATCTGTCGATCGAGGACGTGATCCGGGTCGCCCGGGAGGCCAAAGTCGACGCCATCCATCCGGGCTATGGCTTTCTTTCCGAAAGCCCGGAATTCGCGGAAGCTTGCGCCGCCGAAGGCATTATCTTTATCGGCCCGCGGCCGCAGACGATGCGCGAGCTCGGTAACAAAGTGGCGGCGCGCACCCTCGCTGTTTCGTGCGGGGTGCCGGTGATGCCGGCTTCGCCGGCCCTGCCGGACGATCCGGCCGAAGTGAAGCGTCTGGCCCGCGAAATCGGCTACCCCATCATGCTCAAAGCCTCCTGGGGCGGCGGCGGGCGCGGCATGCGGCCGATCGAGAGCGAGGACAAGCTTCTTGACGCCGTGTTGAGTGCGAAGCGGGAAGCGAAGAACGCCTTCGGCAAGGACGAAGTCTACTTTGAAAAATTGGTGCGTAGCGCGCGCCACGTCGAAGTACAAATCCTTGGCGACAATCACGGCAATCTCGTGCACCTCTTCGAGCGCGATTGCTCGATCCAGCGCCGCAACCAAAAGGTGGTAGAGCGGGCGCCGGCCCCCTATCTCGACGAGGCGACTCGCCGCGAACTTTGCGAAGCGGCGCTAAAACTTGGGCGAGCGACCCATTACACCGGCGCCGGTACCGTCGAGTTTTTGATGGATGCCGATACCGGCGGATTCTATTTCATCGAGGTCAATCCGCGCATTCAAGTCGAGCATACGGTGACCGAAGTGGTCACCGGGCTCGACATTGTAAAGGCGCAAATCCGCATCGCCGAAGGCAAGCACATCGGCAAGTTCGAAGAAACCGGCATACCGCAGCAAAAAGACATCAAGCTGTTGGGGCATGCCTTGCAATGCCGCATTACCACCGAGAATCCTGAAAACAACTTCATTCCCGATTATGGCCGCATCACCGCCTATCGCGGCGCGATGGGTTTCGGCATCCGGATCGACGGCGGCACGGCCTATTCCGGCGCCGTGGTCACCCGCTTCTACGATCCGCTGCTTGAAAAAATTACCGCCTGGGCGGCCACGCCCGAGGAAGCGATCCGCAGGATGGATCGCGCTCTGCTCGAATATCGTATTCGCGGGGTCGCGACCAACCTCGCCTTCCTTCACAACATCATCACCCATCCACGGTTTCTCGCCAATGATTATACGACAAGATTCATCGACGAGACCCCTTCGCTGTTCGATTTCAAGAAGCGAAAGGATCGCGCGACGAAGCTTTTGACCTGGATCGGCGACGTTACGGTCAACGGCCATCCGGAGACCCGCGGCCGGGCAAAACCTCCGGCCACGGCGCGCCCGCCTGTGGTGCCTCACTTCCCGGCCGGAACGAATCAAGACGGCACGCGGCAATTGTTTCAGAAGCTCGGCGCGAAAAAATTTGCCGAGTGGATGCGCGGCGAACAACGTGTCCTGGTGACGGACACGACAATGCGGGACGCGCATCAGTCTTTGCTTGCCACCCGCATGCGCACCAAAGACATCGCCGCGGTGGCCGAGGCCTATGCGAAAGGTCTGCCGCAGCTGCTCTCTCTTGAATGTTGGGGCGGCGCCACCTTCGACGTTTCCATGCGGTTTCTGGCCGAAGATCCATGGGAGCGTCTGGCTCTTGTCCGCGACCGCGCGCCAAACCTTTTGACCCAAATGCTTTTGCGCGGTGCCAATGGGGTCGGCTACACCAATTATCCGGACAATGTGGTGAAATACTTCGTGCAGCGTGCCGCCGCCGGCATCGATCTCTTTCGCATTTTCGATTGCCTGAACTGGGTCGACAACATGCGTTTCGCGATCGATGCGGTTTGCGGGACCGGCAAGCTTGCCGAAGGTGCGATCTGCTATACCGGCGATATTTTGGACCCGGATCGGGCCAAATATTCGCTTAACTATTATGTTGGCGTGGCGAAGGAGCTTGAACGGGCAGGGTGCCATATTCTCGCGATCAAGGATATGGCCGGATTGCTGAGGCCCGCCGGCGCGCGGGTTCTTGTGAAGGCGTTGCGAGAGGCCTGCGGCCTGCCGCTGCATCTTCACACTCACGATACTTCGGGGATCTCGGCGGCGACCGTGCTTGCGGCTGTCGATGCCGGTGTCGATGCCATCGACGCGGCGATCGATTCCATGTCGGGTACGACATCGCAACCTTGTCTCGGTTCAATTGCCGAAGCCCTGCGCCACACGAGCCGCGAAACCGGACTGGATCCCGCGGCGATCCGCCAGATCGGTTTCTACTGGGAGGCGGTACGGGTCCAATATACGGCCTTCGAGAGCGATCTCAGATCCGGCACCTGCGAGGTTTACCTTCATGAAATGCCGGGCGGCCAGTTTACCAATCTGAAGGAGCAGGCGCGCGCCCTCGGCCTCGATCGCCGTTGGCATGACGTCGCCAAGGCCTATCGCGCCGCCAATGATCTTTTCGGCGATATCATCAAAGTCACGCCGTCCTCCAAGGTCGTCGGTGATATGGCCTTGATGATGGTGAGCCAGGATCTGACTCCCGAGGACGTGCTCGATCCGCAGCGTGACATCGCCTTTCCGGCCTCGGTCGTCGAGATGCTTAAGGGGGATCTCGGTCAACCACCGGGCGGTTGGCCTCCGGCCTTGCAGGCAAAGGCACTCAATGGCGAAAAGCCGATAACGGTGCGACCCGGTTCGCTTCTTCCTACAGCCGATCTGAGCGCCGCTCGCGCCGAGGCGGAAAAAGCCTGCGGCCGGCAAATCAGCGATGACGACCTTGCCTCTTATCTCATGTATCCGAAGGTTTTCGTCGAATTTGCAGCAACGATACGACGCTACGGGCCGGTCTCCACCCTGCCAACGCCAGTGTTCTTTTACGGCATGCAACTCGGCGATGAGATTGCGATCGAGATCGAGCCCGGCAAGACCTTGGTCTTGCTTCTGTTGACTGTCAGCGAGACGGACGACGAGGGACAGGTCAAGGTTTTCTTCGAACTCAACGGTCAGCCGCGGGTCATCAAGGTTCAGAACCGCGCGGCGGCGGTAAAAGTCGTCGCGCGCCGTAAGGCCGAAGACGGCAATGAGTCCCATATCGCCGCGCCGATGCCGGGCTCGGTTTCGACCATCGCGGTGCGCGTCGGCCAGGACGTGAAGGCCGGCGACATCGTTGCGACTTTGGAGGCGATGAAGATGGAAACCGCGCTCCATGCGCAGCGTGATGGCAAGATCGTGGAAATTCTGGTGGGACCCGGTCAGCAGATCGATGCGAGGGATTTGTTGATGAGGTTGGAGTAA
- a CDS encoding gamma-glutamylcyclotransferase produces the protein MALARDLWVFGYGSLMWRPGFDFAGRHEAHVRGYHRALCVYSHVHRGTKERPGLVLGLDRGGSCKGVAFHVEADAAAATLAYLRAREQVTSVYHEVFLRASLSDGRKVTAVCYVVDRNHPQYAGRLAQAELVRLVAQGTGISGTNPEYVKNTYRHLAELAICDKTLEWLAARFA, from the coding sequence ATGGCCTTGGCTCGGGACCTTTGGGTGTTCGGTTACGGTTCCTTGATGTGGCGGCCGGGCTTCGACTTCGCCGGGCGTCATGAAGCTCATGTGCGGGGCTATCACCGCGCCCTTTGCGTCTATTCCCACGTCCATCGCGGCACCAAGGAGCGGCCGGGACTGGTGCTCGGCCTCGATCGGGGCGGCTCCTGCAAGGGCGTTGCGTTTCATGTCGAGGCCGATGCCGCTGCTGCCACGCTCGCCTATTTGCGCGCACGCGAACAGGTGACGAGCGTCTACCACGAGGTGTTTCTGCGCGCCAGCCTTTCCGACGGGCGTAAGGTGACCGCCGTTTGCTATGTCGTCGACCGAAATCACCCGCAATATGCGGGGAGGCTGGCCCAGGCCGAACTCGTCCGGCTCGTGGCACAGGGGACCGGCATTTCGGGAACCAACCCCGAATATGTGAAAAATACGTATCGGCACCTCGCCGAGCTCGCAATCTGCGACAAAACACTGGAGTGGCTGGCGGCCCGCTTCGCCTAG
- a CDS encoding peptidase P60: MNSFDRRLTPARPDLAAAHLCGQVEAAAYVQGRVMHVGAGIADLHHAPASDAPLVTQALFGEAVTLYEDHEGWGWVQLAGDSYVGYIAMNALTEAATNPTHRVQVNRSFVYPGPNMKLPAREALPLGAFVSVRSVQGGFAQIDEAGFVFADHLCAGDEKERDFVAVAERLLHVPYLWGGKTSLGIDCSGLVQVSLAAAGIAAPRDTDLQEKALGSPLAFDAELAGLQRGDLVFWRGHVGIMRDENTLLHANAHHMLVASESLRGVRDRVFEKSSQPISSIRRL, from the coding sequence ATGAATTCATTCGACCGACGCTTGACACCCGCCCGCCCCGATCTCGCGGCCGCGCATTTGTGTGGCCAGGTCGAGGCCGCCGCCTATGTGCAGGGACGCGTAATGCATGTTGGTGCGGGCATCGCCGATCTGCATCATGCGCCGGCTTCCGACGCGCCGCTCGTGACCCAGGCGCTGTTTGGCGAAGCGGTGACGCTCTATGAGGATCACGAAGGCTGGGGCTGGGTGCAGCTCGCAGGCGACAGCTACGTCGGCTATATCGCCATGAATGCGCTAACTGAGGCAGCTACAAATCCCACCCATCGGGTGCAAGTCAATCGCAGCTTTGTCTATCCCGGCCCGAACATGAAACTCCCCGCGCGCGAGGCCTTGCCACTTGGCGCATTTGTCAGCGTGCGGTCGGTTCAGGGAGGATTCGCGCAGATCGATGAGGCGGGTTTCGTCTTCGCGGATCATCTTTGCGCAGGTGACGAGAAAGAGCGGGACTTCGTCGCCGTGGCCGAACGGCTCTTGCATGTGCCCTATCTTTGGGGCGGCAAGACGAGCCTCGGGATCGATTGCTCCGGGCTGGTACAGGTTTCGCTCGCCGCCGCGGGGATTGCAGCGCCCCGCGATACGGATTTGCAGGAAAAGGCGCTTGGCTCGCCGCTCGCCTTTGACGCGGAGCTTGCGGGCTTGCAGCGTGGCGATCTCGTTTTCTGGCGCGGTCATGTTGGGATCATGCGGGATGAAAACACGCTGCTTCACGCCAACGCGCATCACATGCTGGTCGCAAGTGAATCCTTGCGCGGGGTGCGCGATAGAGTTTTTGAGAAATCGTCTCAGCCGATCAGTTCAATTAGGCGGCTTTAG
- a CDS encoding methyltransferase type 12 → MGVSAEQVEAGQAVYTKRMLNAYDFLVLGLSNSLIWKCPTQRLLEHYNERVSANHLDVGVGTGYFLDRCRFPSPTPRVALMDLNRNALDYASRRIARYRPEAYVRNVLEPILMDAPKFDSVGINYLLHCIPGSIDSKSVAFDHLKSLMKPGAVLFGSTLLQGGVARSWPAKRLMDFYNRKGIFSNVQDDADGLKRALGQRFGSVAVEIRGCAAIFSGRA, encoded by the coding sequence ATGGGCGTGAGCGCGGAACAAGTCGAAGCAGGGCAGGCTGTCTACACAAAGCGCATGCTCAATGCCTATGATTTTCTCGTGCTCGGACTCTCCAATAGTCTGATTTGGAAGTGCCCGACCCAACGCCTCCTGGAGCATTACAACGAGCGCGTCTCGGCAAATCATTTGGATGTCGGGGTAGGGACGGGGTATTTTCTCGACCGCTGCCGATTTCCGTCGCCGACGCCACGTGTCGCTCTGATGGACCTCAATCGGAACGCGCTCGATTATGCTTCTCGGCGAATTGCCCGTTACAGGCCGGAAGCCTATGTCCGAAATGTTCTGGAACCGATTTTGATGGATGCGCCGAAATTCGATTCGGTCGGCATCAACTATCTGCTGCATTGCATTCCCGGCTCAATCGACTCGAAGTCGGTGGCCTTCGATCACCTGAAGAGCTTGATGAAACCGGGTGCTGTCTTGTTCGGTTCGACCTTGCTCCAGGGCGGCGTCGCGCGGAGCTGGCCTGCCAAGCGCCTGATGGACTTCTACAACCGAAAGGGAATATTCTCGAACGTGCAGGATGACGCAGATGGTTTGAAGCGCGCGCTTGGCCAGCGGTTTGGATCGGTCGCGGTCGAAATCAGGGGCTGCGCGGCGATCTTCTCCGGACGCGCGTAA